One window of Polyangium spumosum genomic DNA carries:
- a CDS encoding exonuclease domain-containing protein produces the protein MVDIETTGLRWKTDRIVELAVVRTDSEGRVLAELSTLVNPERNPGATHIHGLGAEDLTGAPRFSEVLSELVRHLEGAVLVGHNVKFDLAFLAEELGRLGHEMPGAPRVCTRELAMRVLPALGDYRLASCCKALGVDGGHEHRALDDARAAAGVFARLSASGFWRTSYDRELDEATRLVWPVVEGPSRLAARGEGAASAEPSPLGVVVESLPEGASNGSVEGYHALLDEILEDRRVTDEEAAAARQFLLGAGLARADVLSAHRSYLTGVARAALALDLGGGLGAADLARVARLLGLPTEAVDEALATARSGAAAPSPGATRPLPAGTSICFSGEGEPSKAALEARAVAAGLRVQPSVTKKLDVLVIDDPHSMTAKSQKARQYGIRVLTVPVFLSLAKAPDKQ, from the coding sequence GTGGTGGACATCGAGACGACCGGGCTGCGATGGAAGACGGACCGGATCGTCGAGCTCGCCGTCGTGCGCACGGACAGCGAGGGCCGCGTGCTCGCGGAGCTCTCGACGCTCGTGAACCCCGAGCGAAACCCGGGCGCGACGCACATCCACGGCCTCGGCGCCGAGGACCTCACGGGCGCGCCGCGTTTCTCCGAGGTGCTCTCCGAGCTCGTGCGTCACCTCGAAGGCGCGGTGCTCGTGGGGCACAACGTGAAATTCGACCTCGCCTTCCTCGCCGAGGAGCTCGGGCGGCTCGGCCACGAGATGCCCGGGGCGCCGCGCGTGTGCACGCGCGAGCTCGCGATGCGGGTCCTGCCCGCCCTCGGCGATTATCGGCTCGCGTCGTGCTGCAAGGCCCTCGGCGTCGACGGCGGGCACGAGCACCGGGCCCTCGACGACGCACGCGCGGCCGCGGGGGTCTTCGCGCGCCTCTCGGCGAGCGGCTTCTGGCGCACGTCGTACGACCGCGAGCTCGACGAGGCCACGCGGCTCGTATGGCCGGTCGTCGAAGGCCCGTCGCGCCTCGCGGCGCGGGGCGAGGGCGCCGCGTCGGCCGAACCTTCGCCGCTCGGCGTGGTCGTGGAGAGTTTGCCCGAGGGCGCCTCGAATGGCAGCGTGGAGGGGTATCACGCGCTGCTCGACGAGATCCTCGAAGATCGAAGGGTCACGGACGAGGAGGCGGCGGCCGCGCGGCAGTTCCTCCTCGGCGCGGGCCTCGCGCGTGCAGATGTTCTCTCGGCGCATCGATCCTATTTGACGGGCGTGGCGCGGGCGGCGCTCGCCCTCGACCTCGGCGGGGGCCTCGGGGCCGCGGACCTCGCGCGGGTCGCGCGCCTGCTCGGCTTGCCCACGGAGGCCGTGGACGAGGCGCTCGCCACCGCGCGCTCCGGCGCCGCGGCGCCCTCCCCCGGCGCGACGCGGCCCCTCCCCGCGGGCACATCGATATGTTTCTCCGGGGAGGGCGAGCCTTCGAAAGCCGCGCTCGAAGCCCGCGCCGTGGCGGCGGGGCTGCGCGTCCAGCCGTCGGTGACGAAGAAGCTCGACGTGCTGGTGATCGACGACCCGCATTCGATGACGGCCAAGAGCCAGAAGGCGCGGCAGTACGGGATCCGCGTGCTCACGGTGCCGGTGTTCCTCTCGCTCGCGAAGGCCCCTGACAAGCAATGA
- the nth gene encoding endonuclease III, producing MARSGEVPMSTVLERLQKKYPDARYELDWTTPLELLIATILAAQCTDVRVNKVTKTLFPKYRTAKDYAEANTEELEQILQPTGAFRQKAKSVQETCRALVERHGGEVPQTMAELTALRGVARKTANVVLNNAWDIPSGIIVDTHVARVSQRMGLTTQEKPEAIERDLMNMVPEARWTKFGPAMVLHGRYTCTAKAPQCGDCMFADVCPQKNV from the coding sequence ATGGCAAGGTCTGGCGAGGTCCCGATGTCGACGGTGCTCGAGCGGCTCCAGAAGAAGTACCCCGACGCTCGTTACGAGCTCGACTGGACGACGCCGCTCGAGCTGCTCATCGCCACCATCCTCGCCGCGCAATGCACCGACGTGCGGGTGAACAAGGTGACGAAGACGCTCTTCCCGAAATACCGCACGGCCAAGGACTATGCCGAGGCGAACACCGAGGAGCTCGAGCAGATCCTCCAGCCGACAGGCGCATTCCGGCAGAAAGCGAAGTCCGTGCAGGAGACGTGTCGCGCGCTCGTCGAGCGCCACGGAGGCGAGGTGCCGCAGACGATGGCAGAGCTCACGGCGCTGCGCGGCGTCGCGCGGAAGACGGCGAACGTGGTGCTCAACAACGCATGGGACATCCCCTCGGGCATCATCGTGGACACACACGTGGCCCGCGTGAGCCAGCGGATGGGCCTGACGACGCAGGAGAAACCCGAGGCCATCGAGCGAGACCTGATGAACATGGTCCCCGAGGCACGCTGGACCAAATTCGGCCCGGCGATGGTGCTGCACGGGCGATACACGTGCACCGCGAAGGCGCCACAATGCGGCGATTGCATGTTCGCGGACGTGTGCCCGCAGAAGAACGTGTGA
- a CDS encoding SUMF1/EgtB/PvdO family nonheme iron enzyme encodes MTRPGVLVWLLALAALAGCATPPGDTSGGVDAGGEVVEAAVTAAAAAAPRVEDPCAGKVCFDIERCEAGACVPACPEGEVYVPATGPEGFKMGKNLSAFGFGNRASRNPGKGRADLPHKVVLTKPFCMDQTEVTAGAMKKCVEEKGCKAPQRTDRWVTYPDKTDYPVNLVDYPMSKYYCEAYGKSLPTEAQWEWAATGGDGRSWPWGEEEPTCEHADFTQAILISPGGDSGCHGGGPSKVGTHRKGDRIWPDGPIHDLAGNVWEWVLDSYVPYSGKDEVDPVHVRSTIGNYVVRGGGWNRSGRGILAAFRGGAIVSYKVPGLGFRCVRNAKER; translated from the coding sequence GTGACTCGCCCTGGCGTCCTCGTTTGGCTCCTCGCCCTCGCTGCCCTTGCCGGTTGCGCCACGCCACCGGGGGACACGAGCGGAGGCGTGGACGCGGGTGGTGAGGTCGTGGAGGCGGCGGTGACGGCGGCGGCGGCGGCGGCGCCTCGCGTCGAGGACCCTTGCGCGGGCAAGGTGTGTTTCGACATCGAGCGCTGCGAGGCGGGGGCGTGCGTGCCGGCCTGCCCTGAGGGCGAGGTGTATGTGCCTGCAACGGGGCCTGAGGGCTTCAAGATGGGCAAGAACTTGTCGGCCTTTGGGTTCGGCAACCGCGCGTCGAGGAACCCGGGCAAGGGGCGCGCGGATCTGCCCCACAAGGTGGTGCTGACGAAGCCCTTCTGCATGGACCAGACCGAGGTGACGGCAGGCGCCATGAAAAAATGCGTCGAGGAGAAGGGCTGCAAGGCGCCGCAGAGGACGGACCGGTGGGTGACCTACCCCGACAAGACTGATTACCCGGTGAACCTCGTCGATTACCCGATGTCGAAGTACTATTGCGAGGCGTACGGCAAGTCGCTGCCGACCGAGGCGCAATGGGAGTGGGCCGCGACGGGCGGCGACGGGCGATCGTGGCCGTGGGGCGAGGAGGAGCCGACGTGCGAGCACGCCGATTTCACGCAGGCGATCCTGATCTCGCCGGGCGGCGACAGCGGCTGCCACGGCGGCGGCCCCTCGAAGGTCGGGACGCACCGCAAGGGGGACAGGATATGGCCCGATGGGCCGATCCACGACCTCGCGGGGAACGTGTGGGAGTGGGTGCTCGACAGCTACGTGCCGTATTCGGGCAAGGACGAGGTGGACCCGGTGCACGTGCGGTCGACCATCGGGAACTACGTGGTGCGCGGCGGAGGCTGGAACCGCAGCGGAAGGGGCATCCTGGCGGCGTTCCGGGGCGGGGCGATCGTGAGCTACAAGGTGCCAGGGCTCGGGTTTCGGTGCGTGAGGAACGCGAAGGAGCGGTGA
- a CDS encoding SDR family oxidoreductase: MPRPGHDEVVLINGFPSLYAQRITEHVLATNPRAFVYVVTRAEERAEADRALGALGQAEAARTCLLEGDPAAMDLGLSGAEYRQLASEVDRIHHAAHAAWVGIDEAEAARANVATTAEILELARAASSLEALVVHSSTAVSGDRTGVVYEEDLEAGQVFHDEASQARMQAEALARRVMKDAPIVIVRPAAVVGASGPSDRLDALHLTALLSLTTPAEIPLPLPHRGDAPVHVVPMEYVTRAACAIGRMEGARGKTFHLVDPHPISARRFFEVLARAARARGSALRQVPAGAAAMLLRTPGIERVVRSPKAFLEQIARAARYDARAATSALAGTGIMCPPFEAYAEELVREVEEHVNTRRAPRPPSASPGGEAEVYDPFS; encoded by the coding sequence GTGCCCCGCCCAGGTCACGACGAGGTCGTGCTGATCAACGGGTTCCCCTCGCTCTACGCGCAGAGGATCACCGAGCACGTGCTCGCCACGAACCCGCGCGCGTTCGTGTACGTGGTGACGCGGGCCGAGGAGAGGGCCGAGGCCGATCGGGCGCTCGGGGCGCTCGGGCAGGCCGAGGCCGCGCGGACGTGTTTGCTCGAAGGGGATCCGGCGGCGATGGACCTCGGGCTCTCGGGCGCGGAGTACCGGCAGCTCGCCTCGGAGGTCGATCGGATCCACCACGCGGCACACGCGGCGTGGGTCGGCATCGACGAGGCGGAGGCGGCGCGGGCGAACGTGGCGACGACGGCGGAGATCCTGGAGCTCGCGCGGGCGGCGAGCTCGCTCGAGGCGCTGGTCGTGCACTCGTCGACGGCGGTGTCGGGGGACCGGACGGGCGTGGTGTACGAGGAGGATCTCGAAGCAGGGCAGGTGTTCCACGACGAGGCGTCGCAGGCGCGGATGCAGGCCGAGGCGCTCGCGCGGCGGGTGATGAAGGACGCGCCGATCGTGATCGTGCGGCCCGCGGCCGTGGTCGGGGCGTCGGGGCCGAGCGATCGGCTGGACGCGCTGCACCTCACGGCGCTGCTCTCGCTGACGACGCCGGCAGAGATCCCGCTGCCGCTGCCGCACCGAGGCGACGCGCCGGTGCACGTGGTGCCGATGGAGTACGTGACCCGCGCGGCGTGCGCGATCGGGCGGATGGAAGGGGCGCGGGGCAAGACGTTCCACCTCGTGGATCCACACCCGATCTCGGCGCGGCGGTTCTTCGAGGTGCTGGCGCGGGCGGCGAGGGCGAGGGGCAGCGCGCTGCGGCAGGTGCCCGCGGGCGCGGCGGCGATGCTCCTGCGTACACCGGGGATCGAGCGCGTCGTGCGCAGCCCCAAGGCGTTCCTGGAGCAGATCGCGCGGGCCGCGCGGTACGACGCGCGCGCCGCGACGAGCGCGCTCGCGGGGACGGGGATCATGTGCCCGCCGTTCGAAGCGTACGCCGAGGAGCTCGTGCGCGAGGTGGAGGAGCACGTGAACACGCGGCGCGCGCCGCGGCCACCGTCGGCGTCTCCAGGGGGAGAAGCGGAGGTGTACGATCCGTTCTCGTGA
- a CDS encoding GDSL-type esterase/lipase family protein, with protein MIALAAAACGGEHRPPTDTAPSAPRPVASASPSASVDAPAPSASASVAAPITSAAAAPAEEAAAPAEALPAGEPELARFQAALRELGRGARKAHVRILWLGDSHGQADFWTGALRDVLQKRFGKAGPGFVHVGWKQYRHDGVRLSIDEKWSIRPKAPATSSKTGDGVFGLGGVVTTGPAGSGRARVKVTDEGLQSRLSWDVCYRLRSPGDELEVSLGSGPKTKIRATATEPPGELRHLVLVSEGRETLQVAPTRGNPELCGVVIETDPAEKPGVVLDTLGINGARLGTPLAWDEASFGAELARRKPSLVVLEYGTNEAGDIPAVDPVKYTQRLVRIVERIRRFAPDTDCLALAPTDRADARVRTPLVRDAIREGARQAGCSFWDTYNVMGGEGSIKAWATESPARAASDGVHLTQRGYRALGEALSTHVLRGL; from the coding sequence TTGATCGCGCTCGCCGCCGCGGCCTGTGGGGGCGAACATCGGCCGCCTACCGACACCGCACCCAGCGCGCCGCGCCCCGTCGCGTCCGCCTCTCCGTCGGCGTCGGTCGACGCGCCCGCGCCTTCCGCCTCGGCGAGTGTTGCCGCGCCGATCACGTCGGCTGCCGCCGCCCCGGCCGAGGAGGCTGCGGCTCCGGCGGAAGCTCTGCCGGCGGGCGAGCCCGAGCTCGCGCGGTTCCAGGCGGCGCTGCGGGAGCTCGGCCGGGGCGCTCGCAAGGCGCACGTGCGGATCCTCTGGCTCGGCGACTCACACGGGCAGGCGGATTTCTGGACGGGCGCGCTGCGTGACGTGTTGCAGAAGCGGTTCGGCAAGGCGGGGCCGGGGTTCGTCCACGTAGGCTGGAAGCAGTACAGGCACGACGGCGTGCGGCTCTCGATCGACGAGAAGTGGTCGATCCGGCCGAAGGCGCCGGCCACGTCGTCGAAGACGGGCGACGGCGTGTTCGGGCTCGGCGGCGTGGTGACGACGGGCCCAGCAGGGAGCGGCCGGGCGCGGGTGAAGGTGACGGACGAGGGGCTCCAGAGCCGGCTCTCGTGGGACGTGTGTTACCGGCTGCGCTCGCCCGGCGACGAGCTCGAGGTCTCCCTGGGATCGGGGCCGAAGACGAAGATCCGCGCGACCGCGACCGAGCCGCCGGGCGAGCTCCGGCACCTCGTGCTCGTCAGCGAGGGGCGCGAGACGCTGCAGGTCGCGCCGACACGCGGAAACCCCGAGCTCTGCGGGGTGGTGATCGAGACGGATCCGGCCGAGAAGCCGGGCGTGGTGCTCGACACGCTGGGCATCAACGGGGCGCGGCTCGGGACGCCGCTCGCCTGGGACGAGGCGAGCTTCGGGGCCGAGCTCGCCCGGCGCAAGCCCTCGCTCGTGGTGCTGGAGTACGGGACGAACGAGGCAGGCGACATCCCGGCGGTGGATCCGGTGAAGTACACGCAGAGGCTCGTGCGGATCGTGGAGCGGATCCGCCGCTTCGCGCCCGACACGGACTGTCTGGCGCTCGCGCCGACGGATCGCGCGGACGCCCGCGTACGCACGCCGCTCGTTCGAGACGCGATCCGCGAGGGCGCGCGGCAGGCGGGGTGCAGCTTCTGGGACACGTACAACGTCATGGGCGGCGAGGGCTCGATCAAGGCGTGGGCCACGGAGTCGCCGGCGCGCGCGGCGAGCGACGGCGTGCACCTCACGCAACGCGGCTACCGCGCGCTCGGCGAGGCGCTGTCGACGCACGTCCTCCGCGGCCTCTGA
- a CDS encoding serine/threonine-protein kinase has translation MARAGELLGERYRLIRAIGAGGMGTVWWARDERIGRDVALKLSPPESDGSFAPRFVREAHIAAQVCHPNVVGVLDTGEAEPRRVFLVMELLRGETLAERLRPRAPLPVAEALSIAIEVCRGLEAIHARGIVHRDVKPENIFLADVPGEGRVPKLLDFGISSRTSEPNEGAPEELGTPQYMSPEQARGEGGVDGRADLWALGAVLYEALAGRAPFDGTDVDAVIEAVLSEEPAPLPGWVPEGARRLVASCLEKDERRRPEDARALRVALEEALGDFMGAHPSATGFSRTRGASMRPAARGGHGGAAGMTITATLVLFVVVSLPALHAAREVASRLSRATVGDAVKAAASRTREAALGETRKVEVR, from the coding sequence ATGGCCCGAGCGGGCGAGCTGTTGGGGGAGCGATACCGGCTGATCCGGGCGATCGGCGCAGGCGGGATGGGGACCGTGTGGTGGGCCCGCGACGAACGGATCGGGCGCGACGTGGCCCTCAAGCTCTCACCACCCGAGAGCGACGGCAGCTTCGCTCCACGTTTCGTGCGCGAGGCGCACATCGCCGCGCAGGTCTGCCACCCGAACGTCGTGGGTGTCCTCGACACAGGCGAGGCCGAGCCACGTCGCGTCTTCCTGGTGATGGAGCTGCTCCGCGGCGAGACGCTCGCCGAGAGGCTGCGCCCGCGCGCGCCGCTGCCCGTCGCGGAGGCGCTCTCGATCGCGATCGAGGTCTGTCGCGGGCTCGAGGCGATCCACGCGCGTGGGATCGTGCACCGGGACGTGAAGCCGGAGAACATCTTCCTCGCGGACGTACCGGGCGAGGGCCGCGTGCCGAAGCTGCTCGATTTCGGGATCAGCTCGCGGACGAGCGAGCCGAACGAGGGCGCGCCGGAGGAGCTCGGGACACCGCAGTACATGAGCCCGGAGCAGGCGCGCGGCGAGGGGGGCGTGGACGGGCGCGCGGATCTGTGGGCGCTCGGGGCGGTGCTGTACGAGGCGCTCGCGGGGCGGGCGCCGTTCGACGGGACGGACGTGGACGCGGTGATCGAGGCCGTGCTCTCGGAAGAGCCGGCCCCGCTGCCAGGCTGGGTGCCAGAAGGCGCGCGGCGGCTCGTGGCGAGCTGCCTGGAGAAGGACGAACGACGCCGGCCGGAGGACGCGCGGGCGCTGCGGGTCGCGCTGGAGGAGGCGCTCGGCGATTTCATGGGCGCGCACCCGTCCGCGACGGGGTTCTCGCGGACACGAGGCGCGTCGATGCGCCCGGCCGCGCGGGGCGGTCACGGCGGCGCGGCGGGGATGACGATCACGGCGACGCTCGTGCTGTTCGTCGTGGTCTCGTTGCCTGCGCTGCACGCGGCGCGAGAGGTGGCGTCGCGGCTCTCGCGCGCGACGGTCGGAGACGCGGTGAAGGCCGCGGCGAGCCGCACGCGCGAGGCGGCGCTCGGCGAGACGCGGAAGGTGGAGGTGCGATGA
- a CDS encoding iron-containing redox enzyme family protein codes for MTITRGDRGALIERLLSIMDQKNHWAWPKLTKPGLSRAALAAHFRHEFHTYVRDFPVLLARVLGQGPPADVRIALAENLYEEQTGKLSLGVPHPALFLEMIDGLGIDRASIEDPSIPLEPEALAYRAMLDRVSASAPWQIGAAVLTIFVEGSVHERAELEGTRNLPPIDEAIRAHPMVLHYGCPPERMRLARAHRAVEGGHRRDAWTMLLTHVPPEGELADAIVHAMTEALTLWQAYRSAVARHLA; via the coding sequence ATGACGATCACGCGGGGGGATCGGGGAGCGCTCATCGAGCGGCTGCTCTCCATCATGGATCAGAAGAACCACTGGGCCTGGCCGAAGCTCACGAAGCCGGGCCTGTCGCGCGCCGCGCTCGCCGCGCACTTCCGCCACGAGTTCCACACCTACGTGCGCGACTTCCCGGTGCTGCTCGCGCGTGTCCTCGGCCAGGGCCCGCCCGCCGACGTGCGTATCGCGCTCGCCGAGAACCTCTACGAAGAGCAGACCGGAAAGCTCAGCCTTGGCGTCCCGCATCCGGCCCTCTTCCTCGAGATGATCGACGGCCTCGGCATCGATCGCGCCTCGATCGAAGACCCGTCGATCCCCCTCGAACCCGAGGCCCTCGCCTACCGCGCCATGCTCGACCGCGTCAGCGCGAGCGCGCCGTGGCAGATCGGCGCCGCGGTCCTCACCATCTTCGTCGAGGGCAGCGTGCACGAGCGCGCCGAGCTCGAAGGGACACGGAACCTCCCGCCGATCGACGAGGCCATCCGCGCGCACCCCATGGTCCTGCACTACGGCTGTCCTCCCGAGCGTATGCGCCTCGCCCGCGCCCACCGCGCCGTCGAGGGAGGCCACCGCCGCGACGCGTGGACCATGCTCCTCACGCACGTCCCTCCCGAGGGCGAGCTCGCCGACGCGATCGTCCACGCGATGACCGAGGCGCTCACGCTCTGGCAAGCCTACCGCTCGGCCGTCGCGCGCCACCTCGCCTGA
- a CDS encoding YkgJ family cysteine cluster protein, with translation MSAAPFPSRPRLADHAVVRRHRVGSEDFWVLHDQRSGLAYRLGAREWGLLAQADGSRDLEGIVAAASRASAFAKVDTLRVFLGALHEAGLLEEGVAPLPEPKPRAASRPLDPLPGFSLACDGRGSCCRFYASVIFRPVEEAHARALLPRVLDAGDHPERAFTPLHGSSPCGATSVPLVDGRCAYLDDGGLCRLHAARGAQVKPLGCQTFPALFVDDGEAVRIAPAVECACVLASALDPRPEGAPLVPEGARRSEDLDEGILIVELPETLPLAPGRSGARADLVRFLRAVAEAPPPRDTAHALVALADVVETSGLDPALATRALAAPAPPDAELFRPFFAALATRAARRARIDATFRAERDLARRVVCWIEAAALALAEDPALVARLLAAPASIPRARAEAFYLRAGAHAYQLVSVDLPLAFALRDRAARVLLARALPLVITPDDTRDEPALEHPLALVEATLRGHGLEAYAHDVLDLR, from the coding sequence ATGTCTGCTGCGCCGTTTCCCTCGCGTCCACGCCTCGCCGATCACGCCGTCGTCAGGCGCCACCGCGTGGGCAGCGAAGACTTCTGGGTCCTGCACGATCAGCGCTCGGGCCTCGCCTACCGCCTCGGCGCGCGCGAGTGGGGCTTGCTCGCGCAGGCCGACGGCTCGCGGGATCTCGAGGGCATCGTGGCGGCGGCCTCTCGCGCCTCCGCCTTCGCGAAGGTCGACACCTTGCGTGTGTTCCTCGGCGCTCTGCACGAGGCCGGCCTGCTCGAAGAGGGCGTCGCGCCGCTGCCCGAGCCGAAGCCTCGCGCCGCGTCACGCCCGCTCGATCCGCTGCCTGGCTTCTCGCTCGCGTGCGACGGCCGCGGGAGCTGCTGCCGATTCTACGCCTCCGTAATATTCCGGCCCGTCGAGGAGGCCCACGCCCGCGCGCTCCTGCCGCGCGTGCTCGACGCCGGCGATCACCCCGAGCGCGCGTTCACGCCGCTGCACGGCTCCTCTCCTTGCGGCGCGACCTCCGTGCCCCTCGTCGACGGCCGCTGCGCGTACCTCGACGACGGCGGGCTCTGCCGCTTGCACGCGGCGCGGGGCGCCCAGGTGAAGCCGCTCGGCTGCCAGACGTTCCCCGCGCTCTTCGTCGACGATGGGGAGGCCGTGCGGATCGCGCCCGCCGTCGAGTGCGCCTGCGTGCTCGCGAGCGCGCTCGATCCGCGGCCCGAGGGCGCTCCCCTCGTCCCCGAGGGCGCTCGACGCTCGGAGGATCTCGACGAGGGGATCCTGATCGTCGAGCTGCCCGAGACGCTCCCCCTCGCGCCCGGGAGGAGCGGGGCGCGCGCCGATCTCGTCCGCTTCCTGCGCGCCGTCGCCGAGGCCCCGCCGCCGCGTGACACGGCGCACGCGCTCGTCGCCCTCGCCGACGTGGTCGAGACCTCGGGCCTCGATCCCGCCCTCGCGACGCGCGCCCTCGCGGCGCCCGCGCCCCCCGATGCCGAGCTCTTCCGCCCCTTCTTCGCCGCCCTCGCGACGCGCGCCGCCCGCCGCGCCCGCATCGACGCGACCTTCCGCGCCGAGCGTGATCTCGCGCGCCGCGTCGTTTGCTGGATCGAAGCCGCCGCCCTCGCGCTCGCCGAGGATCCGGCCCTCGTCGCGCGCCTCCTCGCAGCGCCCGCGTCCATCCCGCGCGCACGCGCCGAGGCCTTTTACCTGCGCGCCGGCGCTCATGCCTACCAGCTCGTCTCCGTCGACCTGCCCCTCGCGTTTGCCCTCCGCGATCGCGCCGCGCGTGTCCTCCTCGCGCGCGCCTTGCCCCTCGTGATCACGCCCGACGACACGCGCGACGAGCCCGCGCTCGAACACCCGCTCGCCCTCGTCGAGGCGACGCTGCGCGGTCACGGGCTCGAGGCGTACGCCCACGACGTGCTCGATCTGCGCTGA